The segment TTCTTCGCTTAACTTCAAGGGCATTCATGAATATACAGGCTGTAACTATGTTGGCGTAATAACATCTTGCACAATGGAAACACTGGACAAACAGATGGAAAAAGATTTTGCAAAACTTTTTTCCTGGTCTGAAAGTCACTCCATTCCATTAGCTGGTAGTCCGCTCACCATTTATCATCAATGGGATATCGTAAACAATAAAGTAAGATATACGGCAGCACTACCATTACAGAAAATACCCACCAGCTTGCCTGTTGGTTTTAATGCCGGAAACATTCCTTCCCTTAAAGTATATACGATTGAGCACACGGGCGCCTATAAATTCTTGGGCAACGCGTATACCACACACTATTCCATGCAACGTGCAAAGGAGTATAGGTATAAAAAGGGAGTTGATCCGTTTGAAACCTATGTGAATTTACCAGGCGAAGTTTCCGACCATAACCTGATCACAGAGGTTCATTTTCCGGTGAAGTAAATTCTTAAAGGACAAAATCAAAGTCAGTATGAATCCAATCCTCAGAAACATAATTGCTGTTGTTGCAGGAATTGTAACAGGCAGTCTTGTAAATATGGGAATTATCACGATCAGCGGATCCATCATTCCACCACCTGACGGAGCAGATGTTACCACCATGGAGGGGTTGAAGGAATCGCTCCATCTGTTTGAGCCCAGGCATTTTATATTTCCATTTCTGGCTCATGCACTGGGTACGCTTGTGGGTGCATTTGTTGCTGCTAAAATCGCGATCACGTATCGCATAACCTTTGCGATAGTAATAGGCTGTGTGTTTTTAGTGGGCGGCATTACCAATGTGCTTATGCTTCCATCGCCACTATGGTTTACCATCCTGGATTTGGGCGGTGCCTATTTTCCGATGGGTTACCTGGGTGGAAAATTAGCCATCGGAAAAAAGACCAATTAATGCTCAATACATTTTATCGCGCGCGGTCTTTAATAAGATCATTGAACAAACTGTTGAACAGCGACAAGATTAAACTGAAGGCCAGCGCCCACCAGAATCCATCTACGTAAAAGTTATCGATCAGCCAATCCACCAGAAGAATCATCAATGCATTGATGACCAACAGAAATAATCCAAACGTTACAAATGTGATGGGAATGGTGAGCACAACCAGCACAGGCTTAATCAGCGCATTAACAACAGAGAGTACCAGCGCCACCAATAAAGCATAGCCATAATGTTCAACATGAACACCCGGCAGGAGGTAGGCCGTAAGCAATACAGCCAGGCCGCTAAGTAAAAAACGAATAACACCGTTCATATCGGTAGATTTTCAAGGTCGTCTTGATCTTTCTTACGGTTTGTTGATGCTTTGTTTTTTTTCAGATTGGCGAGATCAAGGTAGGACACTAAGGTACCATCTATTGTAGTAATCTCCCGCTTTTCAAAACACTCGCTAAACGGTACTCCGCTGACCGAGGTCATAACATCAATTCGAAGCGGAGGATAGCCAAACTGTACAACAGTATTTTCCCTCATAAAATCTTTCTGCCGACAAATCGCTGAGCAACCCAAAACCAAATGCTGTAATACAACTCATCAGATTAGCGGCATTTTCATGAGAAGGCTCTACCCGGATATCAAGGACGCCCGTAAACCTTACATAACCATGTAGGCCAACAGCGTAGGCGCCAACAACAATGTACCGAACGTTATTTTTGTTCAATAATTCGATAAACTCTTTGAAATCCTTGCTTAAATGGATCTTCTCCATAATAGCGTTTTCTAAGTGATTCAATGCCGGCAACTCTGATAGCCGGAGGTTGGGAGAGCCAATACGTATAGTCTTTCGGCTCTTCGCCCAGCCGGAATTTCCGGACTACCTTTCTATTCATATTGAATTCTACCATCATCTTCGAAAGATAATGAAAATGATATTACTTTGAGACATGTACGCCATTGTTGATATTGAGACGACCGGGGGCTACGCGGATAACCACCGCATTACCGAAATTGCCATCTACCACCATAATGGTATTGAAATCATCGATCATTTTTACACACTCGTAAACCCCGGAAGGAGAATACCTTACTACATCACAGGGCTTACCGGTATAACAACAGAAATGGTTGCTACAGCCCCACCGTTTGAAGAAGTGGCTGAGTCGATTTTACGCTTACTTGAAGACCGGATCTTTGTTGCCCACAATGCCCATTTCGATTATTCTTTTTTAAAGAAGGAATTTGAACTGGCAGGCATAAGCTGGCAATCGAAAAAATTATGCACGGTTAGGCTAAGTCGTAAAATTATTCCGGGGTTACGTTCCTATAGTCTGGGTAGCCTGGCCGAAAGTTTAGGTGTGGGGATCAAAAACCGGCATCGGGCCGGAGGGGATGCTGAAGCTACTGCAAAAATTTTTTCAAAGTTGCTTAACCGCGATAAGGATGGGTACATTTTGCGCGCATTAAAACGCAATTCGGGCGAAACTATACTGCCGCCCAACTTACCTAAAGACGAATTTGACAAACTGCCGCCCAAGCCGGGCGTGTATTACTTTTTGAATGAACGTGGCCACGTGATTTATGTGGGCAAAGCCAACAATATAAAAAAGAGAATTGCCGGACACTTTACCGGTGATGCACGCGAATGGAACCGTTCAAAAATCAGGAATGAAATTCACCACATCACCTATGAACTTACAGGTAACGAGTTGATTGCCCTTATCCTGGAGTCGCAGGAAATACGGAGGTTATGGCCTAAGTATAACATGGCACAGAAGTATAGAATTGAAGAGTGGGGTATTTACGATTATGAAGACCGTGCAGGCTACCACCGGTTTAACGTGAACATGGTGAAACGCGGTTCAAAGCCGCTAATCAAATTCAGTTCGAAAGGCGATGCCTGGAATTTTTTGTGGGAAAAGGTGCGCGAGTTTGATTTGTGCCCCAAGCTTAGTGGGTTGCAGGTTTCAAAAGGGTTATGCTTTCAATACCAGATTGGGGATTGCAAAGGGGCCTGTATGGGTATTGAAAACGTGAAGAAGTATAATAAGCGTGTGTATAACGCAATGAAGTCGTTTAATGGGATGGGCGAGTCGGTAGCTATTATTGGCAAGGGCCGAAAAGCGCATGAACAGTCGCTGGTATTGGTTGAACAAGGGAAATACCTGGGATTCGGCTTTATTGATCGCGAGGTTTCTTTACACGATATGGAGGGTGCGAAATCTTTTGTTCGCAAAGGCCTGGAAACGGCTACAGTACAAAACCTTATCAATTCATACTTACAAAACCCACGCGGATTTGAGGTCGTTTGGTTTTGACAACCCAGGGTTGATGTCTTGGTTATCGTCTTCTCCCCTGTACACCTGGATAAAGCGAGGGTACGGGGTCGCTTCTAAAAATTTCTTTCGTGTTTATGTCCATCATGGAAAGTACACCCGACCACCCGGCCCCGGTATCCATCAGCCAAATGTCACCTGATTGAACAGGGTGCTCAAAGGGAATAGGCGTGTGGCCCAGGTAAACCTCATCATATTCTGTGTGCTTGGCATAAATGCCCTTATGATAGAAATCGAGCGCGATACGCGACAAGGCCCTATCCCACAGAAACACCTGTAACGATTGTTGATGGAGTGGTTGCAGCGGATTTATACCTGCGTGAACGAATAATTTATTGTTGAGTATAAGGTATGGTAAAGCCTGCTCAAAGAAAACCTGATATTTTTCAAGGGTTGATCCAGTGAAGGATTTTATAGTTGCTTCTCCACCTTGCTTCCACCATACCTCATCGATCAGGCCGTAGCGCATCCACTCCAGCGTCCAAAAGTCGTGGTTGCCAAAAATGTAGGTGAGGTTTTTAATGCGCATCAATTCATCGATAGCGTGTTTCGTTTCAGGCCAGCCATCGCACACATCGCCCAATGAAATCAGGTGATCTTTTTCATAATCAAAACCTGCTCGTTGCAAACATTGAACAAGCGCCCGATGCGCTCCGTGTATATCCCCTATTACAAAAGTCCTCGACATTATTTTACCTTCGTGCATTCGAACCAAGTTAGCATGACAACCCTTGAAATCATTGGGCACACCGGTGCCTTTTTAAGTTCCATTACCTTTATGCCCCAGGTTTATAAAGCCTGGCAATCAAAAAGTGTTGGCGATTTAAGCCTTACCATGATGTTGATCGTATTTTCCAGCACCATTGTGTGGCTTGTTTACGGTTTCGGCCTCAAGCTATGGCCCGTTATCATATGCAACGGTATTATTTGCATGCTTAGCCTGATGCTTATCTATTTCAAATTCACCTTTAAAAAATAAGGCTTCTGTTAAAGAATTGAGGTTGCGGCTTGTCACTTTTTTCTGCCTAAATCGTGATAATTCCGCTACTTTAGCGCGATATTTTTGAAACCAAAGGACTGTGGCATGGAAGCTGTGATTGCTGAAAAACAAGATCTGCACAAAGCAAAAGTAAGTCAGGTAATGGCTGAGGTTGGCAAGGTGGTAGTGGGCCAGGAATATATGGTTAACCGCCTGCTTATCGGCCTGTTTACCAACGGACATATTCTATTGGAAGGTGTGCCCGGATTGGCAAAAACCCTTACCGTAAGCACGCTTGCCAAAGTACTTCACCTCGATTTCCAACGCATTCAATTTACCCCTGACTTGCTTCCTGCCGATTTGGTGGGCACCATGATCTACAACCAAAAGGACGGAAAGTTTGAAGTGAAGAAAGGGCCCATTTTTGCCAACATTATACTGGCCGATGAGATCAACCGTTCACCCGCCAAAGTGCAATCCGCTTTGCTGGAAGCCATGCAGGAAAAGCAGGTAACCATTGGGGAGACTACTTTTACGCTCGACAAGCCTTTTCTGGTGTTGGCCACCCAAAACCCGGTGGATCAGGAAGGCACTTATCCTTTGCCTGAAGCCCAGGTGGATCGCTTTATGATGAAAGTTTTTGTGGATTATCCCAGTAAGGATCAGGAATTGGAAGTGATGCGCAGGATATCCAACA is part of the Cyclobacteriaceae bacterium genome and harbors:
- a CDS encoding SRPBCC family protein, producing MPAIHVSKSITIQASAEKIFKILSDFNHWPAWSPWLITEPEAKVKIQPDGKFYSWEGNRTGSGEMKVVSETSPKRLDLLVTFLKPWKSSSPVWFELNSNEVATEVTWHMDSKLPFFMFWMKKMMMAYIGMDYSRGLMMLKDYVENGKVHSSLNFKGIHEYTGCNYVGVITSCTMETLDKQMEKDFAKLFSWSESHSIPLAGSPLTIYHQWDIVNNKVRYTAALPLQKIPTSLPVGFNAGNIPSLKVYTIEHTGAYKFLGNAYTTHYSMQRAKEYRYKKGVDPFETYVNLPGEVSDHNLITEVHFPVK
- a CDS encoding phage holin family protein, whose translation is MNGVIRFLLSGLAVLLTAYLLPGVHVEHYGYALLVALVLSVVNALIKPVLVVLTIPITFVTFGLFLLVINALMILLVDWLIDNFYVDGFWWALAFSLILSLFNSLFNDLIKDRAR
- a CDS encoding GIY-YIG nuclease family protein, with protein sequence MYAIVDIETTGGYADNHRITEIAIYHHNGIEIIDHFYTLVNPGRRIPYYITGLTGITTEMVATAPPFEEVAESILRLLEDRIFVAHNAHFDYSFLKKEFELAGISWQSKKLCTVRLSRKIIPGLRSYSLGSLAESLGVGIKNRHRAGGDAEATAKIFSKLLNRDKDGYILRALKRNSGETILPPNLPKDEFDKLPPKPGVYYFLNERGHVIYVGKANNIKKRIAGHFTGDAREWNRSKIRNEIHHITYELTGNELIALILESQEIRRLWPKYNMAQKYRIEEWGIYDYEDRAGYHRFNVNMVKRGSKPLIKFSSKGDAWNFLWEKVREFDLCPKLSGLQVSKGLCFQYQIGDCKGACMGIENVKKYNKRVYNAMKSFNGMGESVAIIGKGRKAHEQSLVLVEQGKYLGFGFIDREVSLHDMEGAKSFVRKGLETATVQNLINSYLQNPRGFEVVWF
- a CDS encoding metallophosphoesterase encodes the protein MHEGKIMSRTFVIGDIHGAHRALVQCLQRAGFDYEKDHLISLGDVCDGWPETKHAIDELMRIKNLTYIFGNHDFWTLEWMRYGLIDEVWWKQGGEATIKSFTGSTLEKYQVFFEQALPYLILNNKLFVHAGINPLQPLHQQSLQVFLWDRALSRIALDFYHKGIYAKHTEYDEVYLGHTPIPFEHPVQSGDIWLMDTGAGWSGVLSMMDINTKEIFRSDPVPSLYPGVQGRRR
- a CDS encoding MoxR family ATPase — encoded protein: MHKAKVSQVMAEVGKVVVGQEYMVNRLLIGLFTNGHILLEGVPGLAKTLTVSTLAKVLHLDFQRIQFTPDLLPADLVGTMIYNQKDGKFEVKKGPIFANIILADEINRSPAKVQSALLEAMQEKQVTIGETTFTLDKPFLVLATQNPVDQEGTYPLPEAQVDRFMMKVFVDYPSKDQELEVMRRISNMRFDFTVNALLTKEDIYDIRDQINKVKISESLERYIIELVFATRKPLEYKLNEQAPYIQFGASPRASINLNLAAKATAYMEGRDYVLPEDIKEVALDVMNHRIILNYEAEADNVKTSDIIKAILNKVPISK